In Daphnia magna isolate NIES linkage group LG7, ASM2063170v1.1, whole genome shotgun sequence, a single genomic region encodes these proteins:
- the LOC123474491 gene encoding keratin-associated protein 12-1-like, with the protein MNIEKQRMCSLVEVVLCAVCNFSYNFWNYTLGEPLDRYCQPSQPVSAQLPDCPACVFPAFLACVCPTAQLVSAYLPGLCLPGLRLLSCPACVCPATRPVSAQLPGLCLPSCPACVCPATRPVSAQLPGLCLPSCPAAQLVSAQLPGLCLPSCPACVCPAAILYLPSCPSCIC; encoded by the exons ATGAATATAGAAAAGCAAAGAATG TGTTCGTTGGTGGAGGTTGTTCTGTGCGCCGTTTGTAATTTTTCGTACAATTTCTGGAACTACACTCTCGGTGAACCTTTGGA CCGTTACTGCCAACCTTCCCAGCCTGTGTCTGCCCAGCTGCCCGACTGCCCAGCTTGTGTCTTCCCGGCCTTCCTGGCCTGTGTCTGCCCGACTGCCCAGCTTGTGTCTGCCTACCTTCCTGGCCTGTGTCTGCCCGGCCTGCGTCTGCTTAGCTGCCCGGCCTGTGTCTGCCCAGCTACCCGGCCTGTGTCTGCCCAGCTGCCCGGCCTGTGTCTGCCCAGCTGCCCGGCCTGTGTCTGCCCAGCTACCCGGCCTGTGTCTGCCCAGCTGCCCGGCCTGTGTCTGCCCAGCTGCCCGGCTGCCCAGCTTGTGTCTGCTCAGCTGCCCGGCTTGTGTCTGCCCAGCTGCCCGGCCTGTGTGTGCCCGGCTGCCATCTTGTATCTGCCCAGCTGTCCGTCTTGTATCTGCTGA
- the LOC123474492 gene encoding uncharacterized protein LOC123474492, producing MAILNSNTNVTETIVEPEISRHKDPVFTVVTNQPTSLEETLESIVSSEIVAVEPQDNPPLSNCDADRYGAVPCPDSWQYDFERTKKGKKKKITFVEEETEDSDQDPEDQDQEDSLGYEENDEVKSKSAVQTSNQSDDQSNGFEPPLNFEVAAKKLDSCLDQSTSILRSDVKPSLKGIGCSSSFEDLTPNLDVSDSAEEEDIIPKLKCTQNNETSNVEELLALCSGKFPDSLSGRDTQISSLTENADDESDEEVKPFARIIPMVDEDDEEDGSSSALPK from the exons ATGGCTATTCTGAATTCAAACACCAATGTTACTGAAACCATTGTTGAACCGGAAATCTCCAGACATAAAGATCCGGTCTTCACCGTAGTCACCAACCAACCCACTTCGCTGGAAGAAACGCTTGAAAGTATCGTATCGTCAGAGATTGTAGCGGTTGAACCTCAAGATAACCCACCGCTAAGTAATTGTGAT GCAGACCGTTACGGTGCAGTTCCCTGCCCAGATTCTTGGCAGTACGACTTTGAGCGcactaaaaaagggaaaaagaagaaaattacatttgTTGAGGAAGAGACTGAAGACAGTGACCAAGATCCCGAAGATCAAGACCAAGAAGATTCTCTTGGttacgaagaaaatgatgaagtcaAAAGTAAATCAGCAGTACAAACATCTAACCAGTCTGACGATCAAAGTAATGGTTTTGAACCTCCGCTCAACTTTGAAGTAGCTGCAAAAAAGCTGGATTCGTGTTTAGATCAAAGTACATCTATCCTAAGATCGGATGTGAAGCCTAGTTTGAAA GGAATCGGATGTTCTAGTTCATTTGAGGATCTCACTCCAAACCTGGACGTGAGTGATagtgctgaagaagaagatattatTCCTAAGTTGAAGTGcacacaaaacaatgaaacctCAAACGTCGAAGAACTATTGGCCCTCTGCTCGGGAAAATTCCCTG ATTCACTTTCTGGAAGAGACACGCAAATAAGTAGTTTGACTGAAAATGCAGATGACGAATCTGATGAAGAAGTTAAGCCGTTCGCAAGAATAATTCCAATGGTTGATGAGGATGACGAGGAAGATGGCTCCAGTAGTGCTCTCCCAAAATGA